Proteins from a single region of Spartobacteria bacterium:
- a CDS encoding type II secretion system protein has protein sequence MGMAREFLAMRRNQHGFTIIEILVTTAIIGVISTGVYSVFNVHNRMAAKQEET, from the coding sequence ATGGGCATGGCAAGGGAGTTCCTGGCAATGAGGCGCAACCAGCACGGATTCACCATAATCGAAATTTTGGTCACGACGGCCATTATCGGGGTCATAAGTACTGGCGTATACTCCGTGTTCAATGTTCACAACAGGATGGCCGCCAAACAGGAAGAAAC